A stretch of Physeter macrocephalus isolate SW-GA chromosome 8, ASM283717v5, whole genome shotgun sequence DNA encodes these proteins:
- the UBE2G2 gene encoding ubiquitin-conjugating enzyme E2 G2 isoform X3, with product MRFTCEMFHPNIYPDGRVCISILHAPGDDPMGYESSAERWSPVQSVEKILLSVSPTMKAGPTWMPPKCGGMTGNSSTRSPSRSCRSRWGSEPGPHVCPAVCPRVRAGTPPSSFWSFSSKTLSDSDTLCWYQKRQACRTTASISFLPFPPQTAFSSAVMVSIGRWQPGAVEGPTWPRSCRGGLGR from the exons TCTACCCTGACGGCAGAGTCTGCATCTCCATCCTGCACGCTCCCGGCGACGACCCCATGGGCTACGAGAGCAGCGCCGAGCGGTGGAGCCCTGTGCAGAGCGTGGAGAAGATCCTCCTGTCGGTG AGCCCAACGATGAAAGCGGGGCCAACGTGGATGCCTCCAAAATGTGGCGGGATGACCGGGAACAGTTCTACAAGATCGCCAAGCAGATCGTGCAGAAGTCGCTGGGGCTCTGAGCCTGGCCCACACGTGTGCCCAGCCGTGTGCCCGCGCGTGCGTGCAGGCACACCACCGAGCAGTTTTTGGAGTTTCTCCTCCAAAACACTTAGTGACAGTGACACTCTGTGCTGGTACCAAAAAAGGCAAGCTTGCAGAACCACAGCATCTATTTCTTTTCTACCTTTCCCACCCCAAACAGCCTTCTCTTCTGCAGTGATGGTTTCTATAGGACGATGGCAGCCGGGTGCAGTTGAGGGGCCCACGTGGCCTCGTTCTTGCCGAGGTGGCCTAGGGAGATGA